GGACTCGGGCGGGCCGCAGAACCGCGCGGGAACGGTGAAGGTCTCGGTCACGCCGCCGACGCTAGCCAACGCCGCGGGGCCGCGCTCAGGTGGCTCACAGGAACACCCCCCACCATGGGGGGTCGGCCACTGCCTCCACCCACCCCTTCGGGAGCCACATGCACCACCCCTCACTGCCGCCGCGCGCCCAGCGCCTGCTCAGCCGCGTCGACGCCTGGTCGAGCCGTGGGCGGGTGCGCGCGATGACGGTGCGCGTCGGCGTGACGGTGCTCGGCCCGCTCGTGGTGCTGGCCGGGCTGGCGATGCTCGTACTCCCGGGGCCCGGGCTGGTCGTCATCGCGCTCGGCCTCGCCCTGCTCGCGCTCGAGCACGACTGGGCCCGCCGGGTGCTGCATGTCGGCGGTCGCGGCCTCTCCCGTGCCCGCCGGGCGGCCCTCCCTGCGGGCAGTTCGCGCGGGCGCCGGGCGCTGGGCGTCCTGGCCACCGGCGGCGTGCTCGTCCTGACCACCGCCCTGACCGCTGCTGCCACGACCTACCTCGGCTCGATGACGCTGCTCTGACCCCGGCCGGCAGGTCGGCGGACCCCGGTGCGCCGCCGAGGGCGACAATGGCGCGGTGCCCGTCGCCGAGGAGTCCTTCCGCCTGAGCCGGATCGCCGTCCCGGCCTTCGGGCCGACGGTGCTGGCCTCGCTCGGCCACGGCGCCGTCCTGCCCGTCCTCGCCCTGACGGCCCGCGACCTCGGCGCGTCGGTGGGGATGGCGGCGCTGACGGTCGCGCTGCTCGGGGTGGGGCAGCTCGCCGCGGCCCTCCCGTCGGGGGCGCTCGCGGCGCGCATCGGCGAGCGGCGGGCGCTGATGGTGGCGGCCGTTGTCGAGGGCGCCGCAATGACGGCGGCGCTGTTCGCCGGAACGGTCTGGGTCCTGGCCGCGGCGGTGCTGGCCCTGGGCATGGCCGGGGCCCTGTTCAACCTCGCCCGGCAGGCCTACCTGACCGAGGTGGTGCCGGTGTCGATGCGGGCTCGGGCGCTCTCCACGCTCGGCGGCGTGCACCGCATCGGCCTTTTCGTGGGTCCCTTCGTGGGCGCCGCGGTGGTGTCGTGGTGGGACCTCAGGGCTGCGTATGCCGTGGCCGTCGCGGCGAGCGCCGCCGCCTTCCTCCTCGTGCTGGTGCTGCCCGACCTGACGGCGGGCCACGAGCGCGCGGCGGCGGCCGGCCCGCGCCGCTCGGTGCGCTCGGTGCTCGTCGAGCACCGGCGCACCCTCGTGACGCTGGGGTCGGGTGTCCTCACCATCGCCGCCGCCCGCGGCGCCCGCACGTCGCTGCTGCCGCTGTGGGCCGAGCACATCGGGCTGAGCGCCACCGACACCGCACTGGTCTTCGGCATCGCGGGCGGGCTCGACATGCTGCTCTTCTACCCGGCCGGCGCGGTGATGGACCGCTTCGGCCGGGTCTGGATCGCTGTGCCCACGGTCGTCGTGCTCGGCGTCGGCATGGCGGCCCTCCCGCTCACGTCGTCGATGCCGTCCCTCACGGTCGTGGCGCTCCTCATGGCGCTGGGCAACGGCATCGGGTCGGGCATCGTCATGACGCTCGGCGCCGACGCGGCGCCACCGGACGCTCGTCCGCAGTTCCTGGGCGGCTGGCGACTCTTCGTCGACTCCGGCATCGCCGGGGGACCGCTGCTGGTCAGCGCGATCACGGTCGTCGCACCGCTGGCCGCGGCCTGCGTGGTGCTGGGCGGCGTCGCCCTCGCCGGCGGCGCCTGGCTCGCCCGCTGGGTGCCGCACTACGACCCGGTGCGGCGGGCCTCCTCGTAGCGGCGCAGGGCCTCCTCGCGCTCGGCCCGGTGGTCGACGATCCGCTCCGGGTAGCCCTGCGCGTAACCGTCGTCGTGCTCCCACGGTTCGTGGGCGGCCTTGCCCTTCAGGTGGCGCAGTTCGGGCACCCACCGCCGCACGTAGTCACCGGCCGGGTCGAACTTCAGGCCCTGGCTGACCGGGTTGAACACGCGGAAGTACGGCGCCGCGTCGGTGCCCGTGCCGGCCACCCACTGCCAGCCGTGGTTGTTGCTGGCGATGTCGCCGTCGCGCAGGTGGGCGAGGAAGTGCCGGGCGCCCTCCGGCCACCAGATGTGCAGGTCCTTGACGAGGAAGCTGGCGGTGATCATCCGCACCCGGTTGTGCATCCACCCCTCGGCGAGCAGCTGCCGCATGCCGGCGTCGACCATCGGGTAGCCGGTCTCGCCGCGCTGCCACGCCTCGAGGGGCTTGCGCGCCCGTGAGTACCTCATCGACGACAGGGCCGGCTTGAGGTCGTGCCAGGCCGACTCCGGGTGGTGCCACAGCACGTCCGCGTAGAACTCCCGCCAGCACAGCTCGTTGGTGTAGGTACGCGCCGCCGTCGAGCGCGCCCCCTCGTGCGCGGCGATGTCGGCCAGCAGGGTGCGCGGGTGCAGCTCGCCGTACTTCAGCGGCACCGACATCCGGCTGGTGCTGTCGAGGTCGGGCCGGTCGCGCTCGCCGTCGTAGTCGCCGAGGTGCTGGTCGAGCCACCGCCTCCAGCGGCGCCGGGCGGCCTCCTCGCCCGCGCCGTCGAGGGCCGGCCCCTCCGGGAGGCCCTCGGAGTCGGCGCGCGCCCAGCGCAGCCCGCGCGGCATGGGGGCGGGGGCCGGCCAGCCGTGCGCCCGCCACGCCTTCGAGAACGGCGTGAAGACCTGGTATGCCGTGCCGTCCGCCTTCGTCAGCGTGCCCGGCCCCACGGCATACGGCGTGCCGGTGGCCACCAGCGAGCGGCCGTCGCGCTCGAGGCGGCGGCGGACCCGCTCGTCGCGGCGGCGGCCGTAGGGCGTCGACTCCGCGGTGACGTGCACCGTCTCTGCGCCCACCTCGTCGGCGACGGCCGCGACGACCTGCTCGGGCCGGCCCCGCCGCACCACGAGGTGGCCGTCCATCGCGTCGTCGAGGGCGCGCAGCGAGGCGAGCAGGTGGTCGCGCCGCGGGGTGGCCCGGTCGACGAGCCGCGGGTCGAGCACGAACAGCGGCAGCACCGAGTCGCCGGCGTCGGCTGCTGCCGTCAGGGCGGGGTGGTCGCGCATGCGAAGATCACGTCTCACCCACACGACGGTGACGGTCATGAATGAGAGGCTAGGGGCTGTGACGGACCTGATCGACACGACCGAGATGTACCTGCGGACGATCTACGAGCTCGTCGAGGAGGGCATCGTCCCCCTCCGTGCCCGGATCGCCGAGCGTCTCGGCCACTCGGGTCCGACCGTGTCGCAGACCGTGGCCCGCATGCAGCGCGACGGCCTGCTGACCCTCTCGGGCGACCGCCACCTCGAGCTCACCGACGAGGGCCGGCTCATCGCCACCAGGGTCATGCGCAAGCACCGCCTGGCCGAGCGCCTCCTGGTCGACGTCATCGGCCTGGAGTGGGAGTACGTCCACGAGGAGGCGTGCCGCTGGGAGCACGTCATGTCCGAGCGGGTCGAGCGCAAGATCCTGGCCATGATCGGCGACCACCGCGAGTCGCCCTACGGCAACCCCATCCCCGGTCTCGACGAGCTCGGCGAGGAGCCCAACGAGGAGTTCCGGGTGGGGGTCAAGAGCCTGGCCGAGCTGGCCCTGCCCGACACCGCGACGGTCCTGGTGCGGCGCATCGGCGAGCCGGTGCAGGTCGACCACGAGGCGCTCAGCCTGCTCACCTCGGCGGGCCTGCTCCCCGGGCAGCGCGTCGACGTCCGCCGCGAGGACGGGCGCGTCATCGCCGTCCGGGAGGGCGCTGCGGAGTCGACCGGCGTCTCGCTGCCCCACGACGTCGCCCAGCACGTCTTCGCCGCGGTCGTCTGAGCTTTTCCGGCCCCGGTGGGGGTCCTTGGGTGCGTTCTCCTGCTGTTGCATGAACTCGCCGTGACCGCAGTGTGACTTTCGGTTTGCCCGTTGTGTACCGTGTCGGGGTCCTCCACCCCCGGGAGGACGGCTCGAAGCGGATCGCCTAGTCCTGTCACCGCCGAGGGTCTCAGCACACCGCTTGGCAGGAGCGGGGGACCCACTTCTGGGCGGCCCTGGTGCCGTCCTCGGGGTGAAGCCCTCACCGCGAGCGCCCGCTAGGACGGGTGGCAGACGGCAAGGGCCGGGTGAAACCAACCTCCACCCGAACCCGACAGCTCACCTCGTAGGCGCTGGAGGTTCAACCGTGTCACATCACGCTGGGCGCCACCGTGCGCAAGGCCGTTTCAACCCCCTGTCCGAGCTGACCGACATCGTCGCGAAGTCCGCCGAGCCGGCCGTCAAGACCTCGGCCGTCCTCGCCGCCTCCGGTGGCCTCGTCGCCGCGTTCGCGATCCCCTCGCAGGCCGCGCCGGCCGAGAAGCCCAAGACCGGCTCGGTCGCCGCACCGGTGGCGGTCAAGGCACCCGAGGCCGCTGCGCCGGTCGCCCAGGACGCCTTCGGCGTCATCGGCTTCACGGCCACCGCGAAGCCCGAGCCGAAGCCGGCGCCCCGCCCGGAGCCCGCGCCCGAGCCGCAGCCGCAGTCGGAGCGCACCGAGCAGGCCGCCAGCCGCTCGGTCGAGCGGGCGCCGCTCAAGCCCGCAGCGGGCGGCATCCTCGGGATCGCCGCGCAGTACCAGGGCATCATGTACCGCTACGGCGGCACGTCGCCCGAGACCGGCTTCGACTGCTCGGGATACACGCAGTACGTCTTCCGCCAGATCGGGATCGACCTGCCCCGCACCGCCGAGGAGCAGCGCCAGGCGGTGACGCCGGTCTCCGACCCGCAGCCGGGCGACCTCGTGTTCTTCGGCGCCCCCGCCCACCACATGGGCATCTACGCCGGGGACGGCAAGATGTGGGACTCCCCGCGCACGGGCAAGGCTGTCGACCTGCGCGACATCTGGTCCTCCGACGTCACCTACGGGCGTCCCTGACGGCCGACCTCCACGACGCCTCGCGAAACCGCCGACGGCCCCCGACCACGTGGTCGGGGGCCGTCGCGTCCGCCCGGACGGAGACGCCGCGCAGGTCCTCGTTCGCTCCTAGTTCGCGCGCTTGTCCTTCATGGCCTTCATCTGGGCGATCTCGGCGGTCTGGGACTCGATGATGGACTGCGCCAGCTTCTTCGCCTCGGCGTTGGCGCCCCTGTCGAGCTCGGTGCGGGACATGGCGATCGCTCCCTCGTGGTGCTCGATCATCATGACCAGCCACATGCCCTCGAACCCGATGCCCTCGATCGCGTCGAGGTCGTCGAGCTCCTGCTGGCTCATCATCCCCATGCCGGAGTGGCCCATGTGGCCGCCGCCCTCGGGCACCGGCTGGCCCCATCCGGCCAGCCACCCCGACATCTGGTCGATCTCCGGCTTCTGGGCGGCCTTGATCGCCCTGGCGAGCGCGACGAAGTCGTCGGTCCCACCGTGGGCGAGCGCCATGTCGGCCATGACCAGGGCCTGCTGGTGGTGCGGGACCATGCCCGCGGCGAAGTCGATGTCGGCCTGGTTGTGGGGTCCGGCGGCGGGGGTGCCGGCGGTGGCCGAGCCGGTCGCGCCGGGAGCGCGCGTCGTCGCCTGGCCGCTGGGGGAGCGGCCGGCCGTCCGCGTGGTCGACGACATCATCGCGCCGTGGTCGCCCATGGGCGTCGTGTCGCCGTCCCCGCAGGCGGCCAGGACGGTGGCGGCGGCGATCACGACGACCACCGAGGCGGCAGACCGCCGTGCGTGCCGCGGCTGGGGCAGGTGGGTCCGGAGCGGTGGCTTCATGCCGTCATCGTAGGCAGGAGCGTCCTTTGGCCCCGGGCCCGACCCGCGCGTCCGTGTGAGGATGGGCCCATGAGCGAGGTGGAGATCGAGGTGTGGGTGGACGTCGTCTGCCCGTGGTCCTACATCGGCAAGCGGCGGCTCGAGCAGGCCATCGCGGAGAGCGCCCAGCCGTCCGAGGTGACGGTGACCTACCACGCGTTCGAGCTGGACCCTGGCAAGCCGGCCGGTGAGGGCGTCCTGGTCGTCGAGCGGCTGGCTCACCGGCACAGCACCAACCTCGACGAGGCCCGGCGCATGGTCGAGCGGGCCGCGATCATCGGCCGGCCCGACGGCATCGACATGGACATCGACGCCCAGGTCGACGCCAACTCCTTCGACGCCCACCGCCTGGTGGCACTGGGCCTGGTGCAGGGCGGCCCCGCTTTGCAGGCGGCGGTGCTCGAGCGCCTGTTCAGCGCCCACTTCAGCGAGGGCAAGTCGATCGACGACCACGAGGCCTTGCAGCGGCTCGCGGGCGAGGCCGGTCTCGACGGGCGCCGGGTCGCAGCCGTGTTGGCCGGGCGCGACTACGCCGACAAGGTGCGCGCCGACGAGCAGGAGGCTGCCGAGCTGGGCGTCACCGCGGTCCCGTTCTTCGTCGCAAACCGCCAGGTCGCCCTGACCGGTGCACACTCGGTCGAGGTGCTCGGCAAGCTCATCACCGCTGCCCTCGAGGGCGAGCACGAGCCGGCCGGCCAGTCCTCGATCTGACCGCGCGACCCGGCTCCGGCTCAGGGGGCGATGGCGAGGAACACGAAGGCGGCCAGCAGCACGAGGTGCACGCCGCCCTGCAGCCGCGTCGCCCGTCCGGGCACGACGGTCAGCACGCTGACCACCACGGTGAGGGCGAGCAGCACCATCTGGGTCGGGCCGAGGCCCAGCAGCAGGGGTCCGTCGAGCCAGATCGTGGCGACGGCGATGGCGGGGATGGTCAGGCCGATGCTGGCCATGGCCGAGCCGAGCCCGAGGTTGAGGCTGGTCTGGAGGCGGTTGCGGCTCGCGGCGCGCACCGCTGCCAGCGTCTCGGGTGCCAGCACCAGGAGCGCGATCACGACACCGACGAAGGACTGCGGCAGCCCGGCCGCGGCAACCGCCGACTCGATCGCCGGCGACTCGACCTTGGCCAGGCCGACCACCGCCACCAGCGAGAGCAGCAGCAGGCCGAGGCTGGTGTACGCCTCACGGTTCGTGGGCGGCTCTGCGTGCTCGTCGTCGAGCGGCTGGCCTTCGGCGGAGACCGGGAGGAAGAAGTCGCGGTGGCGCACCGTCTGCGTCGAGACGAACATGCCGTAGAGGGCGAGCGAGGCCACCGCGGCGAACGTCAGCTGGGCGCCCGAGAACTCCGGGCCGGCTTCGCTAGTGGTGAAGGTCGGCACCACCATGGTCAGGACGGCGAGCGTCGTCACCGTGGCCAGTGCGGCGCCGGCGCCCTCGGCGTTGAAGGTGACCAGCCCGTGGCGACGCGCCCCGACGAAGAGGCTGAGGCCCACGATGCCGTTGCAGGTGATCATCACGGCGGCGAAGACGGTGTCACGCGCCAGCGAGGAGGTGTCCTTGCCGCCCGAGATCATCAGGGTGACGATGAGCGCCACCTCGATCACGGTCACCGCCACCGCGAGGACGAGCGACCCGAACGGCTCCCCGACCCGGTGCGCCACCACCTCCGCGTGGTGCACCGACGCCAGCACCGCGGCGGCGAGCAGGGCCGCCACGACCACCACGATGGGGGTGTTGAGACCGCGTCCCCAGGTCAGCGCCAGGGCGACGAGGGCACCGAAGGGCGCCAGGGTCGTCCAGGTGAGCATTGGGCTGGTCGTTCGCGCGGCCATGCCTCAGCATTTCAGACGAGGCCGGTATGCCGGGTGGCCGGCCGGCTGGGGTCGGGGTGCTACCGCGTGTTACAGCGCTCGCGAGTACCCCGAACCGCGGAGGGGGTGGCGGGTGCTCGGCCCGAGCCTGCCGGTCCGCGCGGCCCAGACCTCGAAGGCAGCGGTCGCGAACGGCGGCACGGCGGCGACCAGCCCGAGCAGGAGCGTGCCCCACGACCAGCGGCGGGCCCGGGCGACCGCCAGGGTGAGCAGGCCGTAGAGCACGAAGATCCCGCCGTGGATCGGGCCGAACACCTTCACGCCCAGCTCGCCGGCGTCCGTCAGGTACTTGGCGTACATGCCCGCCAGCAGCCCCGCCCAGGAGACCGCCTCGGCGAAGGCGACGACACGGAACAGGGTGATGAGGCGGGAGGAACGCATGGACACAGAGGGTAGGCCGGGTGGCGGCGGACACGGAAAACCGGCCCGGGCGCACGGTGGCGGCGAGCCGGCATACCGGGCAGTGCGTGGCGGTCAGGGTCGGGCGAAGACGTGCTCCACGAACTTGCTCAGGTGGGCGTCGTCGAGGTGCTGCGCGAGGTCGGCCTCGCTGATCATGCCCACGAGCCGGTGGTCCTGGATCACGGGCATGCGCTTGACCTGCTCGCGGCCCATGAGGTCGACGATGGCCTCCATGTCGGTGTCGGCCTCGACGTAGGTGACGTGGCCCTGCGCGAGCTCCGCGGCGGTGCACGAGCCGAGGTCCTTGCCCTCCGCCACCGCCTTGATGACGATGTCGCGGTCGGTGATGATCCCGTGCAGCTTCTGGTCGTTCCCGCAGATCGGCAGGGCGCCGACGCCCAGGTCGCGCATCATCTGCGCGGCCTCCAGCAGGGTCTGGTCCTCACCGATGCAGGTCGCACCGGTGTGCATGATGTCTCGAGCCGTCGTCATGAGGCCTCCTCGGTTGTGGTGAGGGGCGCGCCGGCCGGTGGTCGTGGCGCCAGCCGGTACGGCGGTCGCCCACCTTCCACTGAACACCCGGGCCGGGGCACCGGCAACCCGTCACCGGGTGCGGCGCAGCACCCGCGCCTCCCACGGCCGCAGCACGAGCGGCCCGGGCGCCGGGGTGGAGGGCTCCGGGTGGGTGCCGAGCACGAGCTCGGCCGCCGCCCACCGCTCGGCCTCGGGCAGGCCCTCGACGGGGTGCTGGTGGCTGCTGAAGTTGGCCACCACCAGCAGGGTCGTCTCGCCGAGGGAGCGGGTGAACGCGTAGAGCACCGGGTCGTCCGGCAGCAGCATGGTGAAGGTGCCCTCGGCCACCACGGGGTCGGTGTGGCGCAGCTCGATGAGCCGTCGGTAGTGGTGGAACACCGAGTCGGGGTCGGCCAGCGCCTGCCCGGCGTTGACCTCCCGGTGGTTGGGGTGCACCGGGAACCAGGGCGTGCCGGTGGTGAAGCCCGCGTGCCGGGAGGTGTCCCACTGCACGGGGGAGCGGGCGTTGTCGCGGCTGCCGAGCCGCAGGGCGTCGAGCACCTCCTCGACGAGCAGGCCCTGACCGGTCGCCGCCGCGTAGTAGTTGAGCGACTCGATGTCCTTGAACGAGCTGGCGTCGGCGAAGGGCACGTTGGTCATGCCGAGCTCCTCGCCCTGGTAGACGTAAGGCGTCCCTCGGTGCAGGTGCAGCACGGTGCCGAGCAGCTTGGCGGACTCGACGCGGTGCTGGCCGTCGTCACCGAAGCGCGAGACGGCGCGCGGCTGGTCGTGGTTGTTCCAGTAGAGGCTGTTCCAGCCGACCTCGGCGAGGCCCTCCTGCCAGCGGCCCAGCGAGGCCTTGAGGTCGACGAGGCTGAGCGGCCGCCGGTCCCACTTGTGGTCGCCGTGGTCGAGGCCGACGTGCTCGAACTGGAAGACCATGTCGACCTCGCGACGGGCCGGGTCGGTGAAGAGGACGGCCTCCTCGACGGTGACGGCCGGCATCTCGCCGACGGTGAGCAGCGAGTCCTTGCGGCCCTCGAAGACCTCGCGGTGCATCTCCTGGAGGAACTCGTGGATCCGCGGCCCGCAGATGTAGAAGGGCGAGCCGTCACCCCAGGGGCCGGGGCCGATGAGCGGGCCGTCGCGCAGTGGCAGGTCCTTGGAGATCATGTTGATGACGTCCATCCGGAAGCCGTCGACGCCGCGGTCGAG
This Knoellia sp. p5-6-4 DNA region includes the following protein-coding sequences:
- a CDS encoding DsbA family oxidoreductase; this encodes MSEVEIEVWVDVVCPWSYIGKRRLEQAIAESAQPSEVTVTYHAFELDPGKPAGEGVLVVERLAHRHSTNLDEARRMVERAAIIGRPDGIDMDIDAQVDANSFDAHRLVALGLVQGGPALQAAVLERLFSAHFSEGKSIDDHEALQRLAGEAGLDGRRVAAVLAGRDYADKVRADEQEAAELGVTAVPFFVANRQVALTGAHSVEVLGKLITAALEGEHEPAGQSSI
- a CDS encoding metal-dependent transcriptional regulator gives rise to the protein MTDLIDTTEMYLRTIYELVEEGIVPLRARIAERLGHSGPTVSQTVARMQRDGLLTLSGDRHLELTDEGRLIATRVMRKHRLAERLLVDVIGLEWEYVHEEACRWEHVMSERVERKILAMIGDHRESPYGNPIPGLDELGEEPNEEFRVGVKSLAELALPDTATVLVRRIGEPVQVDHEALSLLTSAGLLPGQRVDVRREDGRVIAVREGAAESTGVSLPHDVAQHVFAAVV
- a CDS encoding deoxyribodipyrimidine photo-lyase, whose product is MTVTVVWVRRDLRMRDHPALTAAADAGDSVLPLFVLDPRLVDRATPRRDHLLASLRALDDAMDGHLVVRRGRPEQVVAAVADEVGAETVHVTAESTPYGRRRDERVRRRLERDGRSLVATGTPYAVGPGTLTKADGTAYQVFTPFSKAWRAHGWPAPAPMPRGLRWARADSEGLPEGPALDGAGEEAARRRWRRWLDQHLGDYDGERDRPDLDSTSRMSVPLKYGELHPRTLLADIAAHEGARSTAARTYTNELCWREFYADVLWHHPESAWHDLKPALSSMRYSRARKPLEAWQRGETGYPMVDAGMRQLLAEGWMHNRVRMITASFLVKDLHIWWPEGARHFLAHLRDGDIASNNHGWQWVAGTGTDAAPYFRVFNPVSQGLKFDPAGDYVRRWVPELRHLKGKAAHEPWEHDDGYAQGYPERIVDHRAEREEALRRYEEARRTGS
- a CDS encoding ionic transporter y4hA; this encodes MLTWTTLAPFGALVALALTWGRGLNTPIVVVVAALLAAAVLASVHHAEVVAHRVGEPFGSLVLAVAVTVIEVALIVTLMISGGKDTSSLARDTVFAAVMITCNGIVGLSLFVGARRHGLVTFNAEGAGAALATVTTLAVLTMVVPTFTTSEAGPEFSGAQLTFAAVASLALYGMFVSTQTVRHRDFFLPVSAEGQPLDDEHAEPPTNREAYTSLGLLLLSLVAVVGLAKVESPAIESAVAAAGLPQSFVGVVIALLVLAPETLAAVRAASRNRLQTSLNLGLGSAMASIGLTIPAIAVATIWLDGPLLLGLGPTQMVLLALTVVVSVLTVVPGRATRLQGGVHLVLLAAFVFLAIAP
- a CDS encoding PGPGW domain-containing protein codes for the protein MHHPSLPPRAQRLLSRVDAWSSRGRVRAMTVRVGVTVLGPLVVLAGLAMLVLPGPGLVVIALGLALLALEHDWARRVLHVGGRGLSRARRAALPAGSSRGRRALGVLATGGVLVLTTALTAAATTYLGSMTLL
- a CDS encoding C40 family peptidase — protein: MSHHAGRHRAQGRFNPLSELTDIVAKSAEPAVKTSAVLAASGGLVAAFAIPSQAAPAEKPKTGSVAAPVAVKAPEAAAPVAQDAFGVIGFTATAKPEPKPAPRPEPAPEPQPQSERTEQAASRSVERAPLKPAAGGILGIAAQYQGIMYRYGGTSPETGFDCSGYTQYVFRQIGIDLPRTAEEQRQAVTPVSDPQPGDLVFFGAPAHHMGIYAGDGKMWDSPRTGKAVDLRDIWSSDVTYGRP
- a CDS encoding MFS transporter, which produces MPVAEESFRLSRIAVPAFGPTVLASLGHGAVLPVLALTARDLGASVGMAALTVALLGVGQLAAALPSGALAARIGERRALMVAAVVEGAAMTAALFAGTVWVLAAAVLALGMAGALFNLARQAYLTEVVPVSMRARALSTLGGVHRIGLFVGPFVGAAVVSWWDLRAAYAVAVAASAAAFLLVLVLPDLTAGHERAAAAGPRRSVRSVLVEHRRTLVTLGSGVLTIAAARGARTSLLPLWAEHIGLSATDTALVFGIAGGLDMLLFYPAGAVMDRFGRVWIAVPTVVVLGVGMAALPLTSSMPSLTVVALLMALGNGIGSGIVMTLGADAAPPDARPQFLGGWRLFVDSGIAGGPLLVSAITVVAPLAAACVVLGGVALAGGAWLARWVPHYDPVRRASS
- a CDS encoding DUF305 domain-containing protein yields the protein MKPPLRTHLPQPRHARRSAASVVVVIAAATVLAACGDGDTTPMGDHGAMMSSTTRTAGRSPSGQATTRAPGATGSATAGTPAAGPHNQADIDFAAGMVPHHQQALVMADMALAHGGTDDFVALARAIKAAQKPEIDQMSGWLAGWGQPVPEGGGHMGHSGMGMMSQQELDDLDAIEGIGFEGMWLVMMIEHHEGAIAMSRTELDRGANAEAKKLAQSIIESQTAEIAQMKAMKDKRAN
- a CDS encoding DUF3817 domain-containing protein, with the translated sequence MRSSRLITLFRVVAFAEAVSWAGLLAGMYAKYLTDAGELGVKVFGPIHGGIFVLYGLLTLAVARARRWSWGTLLLGLVAAVPPFATAAFEVWAARTGRLGPSTRHPLRGSGYSRAL
- a CDS encoding CBS domain-containing protein; this translates as MTTARDIMHTGATCIGEDQTLLEAAQMMRDLGVGALPICGNDQKLHGIITDRDIVIKAVAEGKDLGSCTAAELAQGHVTYVEADTDMEAIVDLMGREQVKRMPVIQDHRLVGMISEADLAQHLDDAHLSKFVEHVFARP